Proteins from a single region of Candidatus Rubrimentiphilum sp.:
- a CDS encoding PilT/PilU family type 4a pilus ATPase, which yields MNSDPSPIRLREALRIARAAQASDVHMCAGVPLMLRVDGSLEQQNGTVVTRNEIDEIVAYCFEDVKRRCLHRAGDATTTFEDPGTGVVRIHAYVASHGCALAIRMLALKIPALESLDLPPVVADLTQRSHGLVILSGPTGSGKSTALAAMVDRINRTSAKHIITIEEPIEYRHAAGKSVISQREVGADVESFGSALVGALRSDPDIILLGEMRDRLTMAAALTAAETGHLVLGTMHTGTAAESVDRIVGSFEGAAQDEVRTQLSGVLAAVVCLRLVRRKAGPGRRIASEILLASDAVRTAIRESKPHHLRNIIATGRSSGMQTLEAHLSDLVVRGEISHEAACSVTDRRSELRAEIA from the coding sequence TTGAATTCGGATCCCAGCCCGATCAGATTGAGAGAAGCCCTGCGCATCGCACGCGCCGCACAAGCTTCGGACGTCCATATGTGCGCGGGCGTGCCGCTGATGCTCCGCGTTGACGGGTCGCTGGAGCAGCAGAACGGTACGGTCGTGACCCGGAACGAGATTGATGAAATCGTTGCGTACTGTTTCGAGGATGTCAAGAGGCGCTGTTTGCACCGTGCCGGCGACGCAACGACGACATTCGAAGATCCCGGAACGGGCGTGGTGCGCATCCACGCGTATGTGGCAAGTCACGGATGCGCGTTGGCGATACGTATGCTGGCGTTGAAGATTCCCGCGCTGGAGAGCCTCGATTTACCGCCGGTCGTCGCCGACTTGACGCAGCGAAGTCACGGGCTCGTAATTCTCAGCGGCCCGACAGGCAGCGGAAAATCGACCGCCCTGGCGGCTATGGTGGATCGGATTAACCGGACTTCGGCGAAACACATTATCACGATAGAGGAACCGATCGAATACCGGCACGCAGCCGGCAAGTCCGTGATCTCGCAACGGGAAGTGGGGGCGGATGTAGAGAGTTTCGGCTCGGCACTCGTCGGCGCATTGCGCAGCGATCCTGACATCATTCTTCTGGGCGAGATGCGCGACCGGTTGACGATGGCGGCGGCGCTGACGGCTGCGGAGACAGGACACCTCGTACTTGGCACGATGCACACCGGCACGGCGGCCGAGAGCGTCGACCGTATCGTAGGAAGTTTCGAGGGAGCGGCTCAGGACGAGGTGAGAACGCAGCTTTCCGGCGTCTTGGCCGCAGTTGTCTGCCTGCGCCTCGTTCGGCGAAAAGCCGGACCCGGCCGGCGGATTGCCTCGGAGATTCTGCTGGCGAGCGATGCCGTGCGCACTGCGATACGCGAGTCAAAACCGCACCATCTGCGAAACATTATCGCAACCGGCCGGAGCAGCGGAATGCAGACGCTGGAAGCGCACTTGAGCGATCTTGTCGTGCGCGGCGAGATTAGCCACGAAGCGGCTTGTAGCGTAACCGACCGGCGCAGCGAACTTCGGGCAGAGATCGCGTAG
- a CDS encoding secretin N-terminal domain-containing protein translates to MKSTLTAIVLVGVLVASCRAQAPTITIDVHDATVAEVLSLLAAESETNIIADSSIKSDRITMRLVNVTLAQALRAVMESRGLVLRRVGPVSIVGAADSTSRRDGTRVYPLRYLRPSEVTAALKAVIPDAGIVADDAQNAVIIKASEDLQRQAAEVLSGMDVPSAQVLFEVRVADVRPVNDQSDIGIQLGGYDLSGQPMSGATTYTFARNSLAINARLNALISSGHAQILATPKLLTLNNHEADLLIGETYPVVYYDARLGGQQVQFVDIGVKLRLTPTIGSDGSVTAEMHPEYSAIEGFVGGYPVLTNRKVDSKLRVRNGETIVLGGLLRDIDAETMTRVPGLSSIPIIGKLFQDRQRTHQRDEVVFLITPHILSSGGALRP, encoded by the coding sequence ATGAAGAGTACTCTGACCGCGATTGTCTTGGTGGGCGTCCTCGTTGCGTCGTGCCGAGCTCAGGCGCCGACCATTACAATTGATGTTCACGACGCGACCGTTGCCGAGGTTCTGTCACTGTTGGCAGCCGAATCGGAGACGAACATTATCGCGGACAGCTCCATCAAGTCCGATCGCATAACGATGCGGCTCGTGAATGTCACCTTGGCGCAGGCCCTACGTGCCGTAATGGAATCGCGAGGTCTGGTGCTGCGGCGCGTGGGACCGGTTTCGATCGTAGGCGCGGCCGATTCGACAAGCCGGCGCGATGGGACGCGTGTGTATCCGCTGCGGTACCTTCGGCCAAGCGAAGTGACTGCTGCGCTGAAAGCCGTTATTCCGGATGCCGGCATCGTGGCAGACGACGCTCAGAACGCCGTTATCATAAAAGCGTCTGAAGATTTGCAACGCCAGGCTGCCGAGGTGCTGTCCGGAATGGACGTGCCTAGCGCGCAGGTGCTTTTTGAGGTGCGTGTCGCGGACGTCCGGCCTGTTAACGACCAGAGCGATATCGGCATCCAGTTGGGCGGCTATGACCTAAGTGGACAACCGATGTCGGGCGCGACGACGTATACGTTCGCGCGGAACTCGCTCGCGATCAATGCGAGGTTAAATGCACTAATCAGTTCAGGGCACGCACAGATCCTTGCAACGCCCAAACTCTTAACCCTCAACAACCATGAAGCCGACCTCCTTATCGGTGAGACGTATCCGGTCGTGTATTACGATGCCCGGCTCGGAGGTCAGCAGGTGCAATTCGTAGACATCGGGGTGAAACTTCGCTTGACGCCTACGATCGGCAGCGACGGAAGCGTGACTGCCGAAATGCATCCGGAATACAGTGCGATTGAAGGTTTCGTCGGTGGTTATCCCGTGCTTACGAATCGCAAGGTCGATTCCAAGCTACGAGTTAGAAATGGAGAAACTATCGTGTTAGGGGGATTGCTGCGCGACATCGATGCGGAAACGATGACGAGGGTGCCGGGCCTTTCCTCGATTCCCATCATTGGAAAGCTCTTTCAAGACCGGCAGCGAACGCACCAGCGCGATGAGGTAGTGTTCTTGATCACGCCGCACATTCTGTCATCCGGCGGCGCGTTACGGCCGTGA
- the aroC gene encoding chorismate synthase, which translates to MFRYLTAGESHGPALVGVLDGLPARLHVNVERINATLARRQGGYGRGNRMKIERDEVEFLAGLRGSYTLGSPIAVMIRNRDYENNRQLMDPITGSGKELTNPRPGHADYAGALKYRQRDLRNILERASARETAMRVCLGDICAQFLEALGISTQSYVHRIGPVEAAEVDDFSAETVEQSEVRCPDPKAEAAMIAAIDAAKAAGDTLGGQYIVRVNGMPVGIGSNRQPETRLDGVLAGAIMGMQTVKAVEVGLGADVASRPGSSAHDPFALDDAQVVRTSNRAGGIEGGMSNGQAIVLRVSVKPIPTLMRALPSVNLQEKTAAPASIVRSDVCVVPAAAIVGEAMVRLALVAPVLEKYGGDSIEETIDNLRRSTAAAEALFDRTGNAP; encoded by the coding sequence ATGTTCCGTTATCTTACCGCGGGCGAATCGCATGGGCCCGCGCTGGTCGGCGTCCTCGACGGACTGCCGGCGCGATTGCATGTAAACGTCGAACGGATCAACGCAACACTTGCCAGACGGCAAGGCGGGTACGGCCGCGGCAACCGGATGAAGATCGAACGCGACGAGGTGGAGTTTCTCGCGGGGCTGCGAGGCTCTTACACGTTAGGTTCACCCATCGCGGTGATGATCCGCAACCGGGATTACGAAAACAACCGTCAGTTGATGGACCCGATCACCGGCAGCGGAAAGGAGTTAACCAATCCGCGGCCCGGTCACGCAGATTATGCCGGGGCCCTGAAATACCGTCAGCGAGATTTGCGCAACATCTTGGAGCGCGCCAGCGCCCGCGAAACCGCGATGCGTGTGTGCCTCGGCGACATCTGTGCCCAGTTTCTGGAAGCGCTCGGAATTTCGACGCAATCGTACGTTCATCGCATCGGCCCTGTGGAAGCGGCGGAGGTCGATGACTTCTCCGCGGAAACCGTCGAGCAGAGCGAGGTTCGGTGCCCGGATCCCAAGGCGGAAGCTGCGATGATTGCGGCAATCGACGCCGCGAAAGCGGCAGGCGACACACTTGGCGGGCAATACATCGTTCGGGTAAACGGGATGCCCGTAGGAATCGGCAGCAACCGTCAACCGGAAACGCGGCTGGACGGAGTGCTCGCGGGCGCAATCATGGGAATGCAAACCGTAAAAGCGGTTGAGGTCGGCCTCGGCGCGGACGTAGCCTCACGCCCGGGGTCGAGCGCGCACGATCCGTTCGCTCTTGATGACGCACAGGTCGTGCGCACGAGCAATCGCGCCGGCGGTATCGAGGGTGGGATGAGCAACGGGCAAGCAATCGTTCTGCGCGTGAGCGTCAAACCGATACCAACGCTTATGCGTGCGCTGCCGTCGGTGAATCTGCAAGAGAAGACTGCGGCGCCGGCGTCAATCGTTCGTAGCGACGTTTGCGTTGTTCCGGCCGCTGCCATTGTGGGCGAGGCAATGGTCCGCCTAGCGCTGGTCGCGCCGGTGCTCGAAAAATACGGCGGCGACTCGATCGAAGAAACGATCGATAACCTCCGCCGAAGCACTGCAGCCGCCGAGGCACTGTTTGATCGAACCGGCAATGCTCCGTGA
- a CDS encoding type II secretion system F family protein: MTALRNRTLFVSSLEDAATARGRCAGILQLGSVSQGALVACFRSLATLVRAGVSLPRCLGVCIEQSGDRRLRETLRAVAIEIQDGLSLSEAMQRHPRVFSRLLIGTIKAGEQGGALDVVLERLAGALERDRSVRKRIAASLTYPGIVAAATVVVICLLLTTTIPMFASMYAQLHVAVPPLLSALIAFSTALRSAGAWLTIGLAGGAAVLAVLQLRNTAKGRAAIEDAQLALPVIGAILRKASLGRFARMLGTLLACGVNLHSALPVVAEVAGSPRYRASVESLSLSLARGSSIAEPLAASRLYDALFLQLVRVGEETGAIDEMLLRIADYYELDVEIALQQLASALEPVMILFLGGVVGAVAAAVFIPLYSFIGNIK; this comes from the coding sequence ATGACGGCATTACGAAACCGGACGCTCTTTGTCAGTTCGCTGGAAGATGCAGCGACGGCGCGGGGCCGGTGTGCGGGCATTCTTCAATTGGGGTCCGTTTCGCAAGGCGCCCTGGTAGCGTGTTTCCGGTCACTTGCGACGTTGGTTCGCGCGGGAGTCTCTCTGCCGCGCTGCCTCGGCGTTTGCATCGAGCAGTCCGGCGATCGCAGGTTGCGCGAGACTCTACGCGCCGTGGCCATCGAGATTCAAGACGGCCTATCTCTAAGCGAGGCGATGCAGCGCCATCCACGCGTGTTTTCGCGATTGCTCATCGGCACGATCAAAGCCGGCGAGCAGGGCGGGGCGCTCGACGTAGTGCTCGAGCGTTTGGCGGGAGCACTTGAGCGCGATCGCAGCGTACGCAAGCGAATAGCTGCCTCGCTGACGTATCCGGGCATTGTCGCCGCCGCGACGGTTGTGGTGATCTGCCTGCTCCTGACTACGACCATTCCAATGTTTGCCAGCATGTACGCACAGCTGCATGTCGCAGTGCCGCCGCTTCTGAGTGCGCTCATTGCTTTTTCCACCGCTTTGCGATCCGCCGGCGCCTGGCTTACGATTGGGCTGGCGGGCGGTGCCGCCGTCCTCGCCGTCCTCCAGCTGAGAAACACCGCCAAAGGCAGAGCGGCAATCGAAGACGCTCAACTAGCGCTGCCTGTGATCGGGGCGATCTTGCGCAAGGCAAGTCTGGGCAGGTTTGCGCGTATGCTCGGCACGCTGTTAGCGTGCGGAGTCAATCTGCACTCCGCTTTGCCCGTGGTAGCTGAAGTGGCCGGTAGTCCGCGATACCGCGCAAGCGTCGAGTCGCTGTCCCTATCGTTGGCTCGGGGATCTTCGATCGCCGAACCACTCGCGGCTTCGCGGCTCTACGATGCGTTATTCTTGCAGCTCGTTCGCGTAGGTGAGGAGACCGGCGCTATCGATGAGATGCTCCTTCGCATCGCCGACTACTACGAGCTCGACGTGGAGATCGCGCTGCAGCAGCTCGCCTCCGCATTAGAACCTGTGATGATCCTTTTCCTCGGAGGCGTGGTCGGCGCGGTCGCGGCCGCCGTGTTTATCCCGCTCTACTCTTTCATTGGGAACATAAAATGA
- a CDS encoding shikimate kinase, translating into MKRFIALTGFMAAGKSTVGKKLARRLKIEFCDLDDLIIERYGSISGIFATQGEAKFREYECEVLEQLVQDKAPAVIALGGGAVTYAPSLSLLKKNAYRVFLKLSPAQTLMRIRRATNARPLLGSAPKASEVEALYARRLPLYLDSDLVVDTERMSPARAADAIADWIRRESITL; encoded by the coding sequence ATGAAACGGTTTATTGCGTTGACGGGCTTCATGGCCGCGGGGAAATCGACGGTCGGCAAAAAGCTCGCGCGGCGGCTCAAAATTGAGTTCTGCGACCTCGACGACCTGATCATTGAACGATACGGATCCATCTCCGGAATCTTTGCGACGCAAGGAGAGGCGAAGTTCCGCGAGTACGAATGCGAAGTGCTCGAGCAGCTCGTCCAAGACAAAGCGCCGGCGGTGATCGCGCTAGGTGGCGGAGCAGTAACATACGCGCCGTCGCTGTCGCTGCTGAAGAAGAACGCCTATCGCGTCTTTCTCAAACTGTCGCCGGCGCAAACACTCATGCGAATCCGGCGTGCTACGAACGCTCGGCCGTTACTTGGGTCCGCTCCGAAGGCATCGGAAGTGGAGGCTCTGTATGCCCGGCGGTTGCCGCTCTACTTGGATTCGGATCTCGTCGTCGATACAGAACGTATGAGCCCCGCCCGCGCTGCAGATGCCATCGCCGATTGGATCCGCCGCGAAAGTATCACGTTGTGA
- a CDS encoding A24 family peptidase, protein MNPALALALGGAADAALMSAAISACKRCGIRKKILTPCSGVVLSACWLVQSVFSTRTNSFWESALVLVLVGCLAVSAVTDLAAGYIFDSVTLSGLVAASLIGMIDGRFAPIAGGAFLVSGAILALHAASRGRGIGLGDAKLAACVGALLGPRNGLRSLGFAFVLGGTYAAVLLLSRRARGKETVPFAPYLAAGAFIELALQSA, encoded by the coding sequence ATGAACCCGGCTCTGGCATTGGCGCTTGGCGGTGCCGCAGACGCAGCGTTGATGAGCGCGGCGATCTCGGCATGTAAACGGTGCGGCATCCGCAAAAAGATCTTAACGCCTTGCAGCGGAGTTGTGCTAAGCGCGTGCTGGTTGGTTCAGTCCGTGTTTTCAACCCGCACAAACTCGTTTTGGGAATCGGCCCTGGTGCTCGTGTTGGTCGGGTGCCTCGCGGTAAGCGCCGTCACGGATCTTGCCGCGGGATATATCTTTGACTCGGTAACGCTATCCGGTCTGGTCGCGGCGTCGCTTATCGGTATGATTGACGGCCGCTTCGCGCCAATTGCGGGAGGCGCGTTTTTGGTGTCGGGCGCGATTCTCGCACTGCATGCTGCCTCGCGCGGCCGCGGCATCGGTTTGGGTGACGCGAAGCTGGCGGCATGCGTCGGCGCATTGCTCGGGCCAAGAAATGGTTTGAGATCTTTGGGCTTCGCGTTTGTTCTTGGCGGAACGTACGCAGCTGTGCTGTTGTTGTCGCGGCGTGCGCGGGGGAAAGAGACCGTGCCGTTCGCTCCGTATCTCGCGGCGGGCGCCTTCATCGAGCTGGCTTTACAAAGCGCATGA
- a CDS encoding sigma-70 family RNA polymerase sigma factor, whose protein sequence is MMHARNPAPARETLFDEYGRLCTRACRKFMRPGIDRADLQQIAAIGLIKACDRYDPSVETPFEAFAWLFIIGELMHFVRDHERLVRAPRQLRKMEKQVQVAQESLVSRLGREPSTREIAQHLGVTPADIADAYRCRDRATVESLDALAPYELKPVAYAVDEPENAIVIREALAHLTAPERTIVVAMYAGGYSQLELADRLGYSRRHISRLHRRALKKMRNAVAV, encoded by the coding sequence ATGATGCATGCCAGGAATCCCGCCCCCGCCAGGGAGACGTTGTTCGACGAGTACGGCAGATTGTGCACGCGGGCATGCCGCAAGTTCATGCGCCCCGGAATCGATCGCGCGGATCTGCAGCAGATCGCGGCAATCGGACTGATCAAAGCCTGCGACCGGTATGACCCGTCGGTTGAGACGCCGTTCGAAGCCTTTGCGTGGCTTTTCATCATCGGTGAACTTATGCATTTCGTACGCGATCATGAAAGGCTGGTGCGAGCGCCGCGCCAGCTGCGGAAGATGGAGAAGCAGGTTCAAGTAGCGCAAGAGTCACTGGTAAGCAGATTGGGACGTGAACCGTCAACGCGCGAGATCGCGCAGCATCTCGGGGTCACACCTGCGGATATTGCGGACGCATATCGGTGCCGGGACCGGGCCACGGTTGAGTCCCTTGACGCGCTTGCGCCCTACGAGCTCAAGCCGGTCGCGTACGCGGTCGACGAGCCGGAAAATGCGATCGTGATTCGTGAGGCGCTCGCGCATTTGACCGCGCCGGAACGGACCATCGTGGTCGCGATGTACGCCGGAGGCTACAGTCAACTCGAACTGGCCGACCGCCTGGGATATTCGCGCCGGCACATATCGCGCTTGCACCGCCGCGCGCTGAAGAAGATGAGAAACGCAGTCGCGGTTTAG
- a CDS encoding GspE/PulE family protein: protein MASAEAIDVASVAIEPDALRKIPRSLAFQHDVLSLSSDGNELTVLVPESTQRETFETIRFATGMHVHALRAPRDAIRARLNDVYREAPLRAPSPPEAPAVALVNEIHRDAICAGASDVHIEPWARGGRVRQRVGGILRPSRAIGDDLYIHVVSRIKLLAGMDIADKRQPQDGRYDIETSGQSLDARVSSVPTIAGEKLAIRLLDHHARIPRLDQLDFPEECYERLKRVCSAPHGFIVAAGPTGSGKTTTLYGVMSQRDTTSENLCSVEDPIEVRIPGISQVQVNVRAGVTFASALRAFLRQDPNVIMVGEMRDQETAAVAASASLSGQLVLTTLHSNDAPSAVERLVELGVHRRTMSAGLTAIVAQRLVRRLCAQCRSPYQISKRDADEFRIAEGATIHRAGACAECANTGYTQRSALFEVLFVDDAIREAISSGVSSVSLGRIAQGSGFTPMLQHGIRRLLNAETSIEELRRVLAIGLH, encoded by the coding sequence TTGGCTAGCGCTGAGGCTATCGACGTTGCGTCGGTTGCGATCGAGCCGGATGCGCTCCGTAAAATCCCCCGTTCGCTGGCTTTCCAGCACGACGTTTTGTCGCTTTCGAGCGACGGCAACGAGCTGACCGTCCTCGTCCCAGAGTCGACGCAGCGCGAAACATTCGAGACCATTCGTTTTGCTACGGGGATGCACGTGCACGCGTTGAGAGCTCCACGTGATGCGATTCGCGCCCGGTTAAACGACGTCTATCGAGAGGCGCCGCTGCGTGCGCCCTCGCCGCCGGAAGCGCCCGCCGTCGCACTCGTGAACGAGATTCATCGCGACGCGATATGCGCCGGTGCCTCGGACGTGCACATAGAGCCGTGGGCCCGCGGCGGCCGCGTCCGTCAACGAGTAGGCGGCATTCTCCGTCCCTCGCGGGCAATCGGCGACGATCTCTACATTCACGTCGTTTCGCGCATCAAGCTCTTGGCGGGAATGGACATCGCGGATAAGCGGCAGCCGCAAGATGGACGTTATGACATCGAGACTTCCGGACAATCACTCGACGCGCGCGTGAGCTCCGTTCCAACGATCGCGGGAGAGAAACTCGCGATCCGCCTACTCGATCATCACGCTCGCATTCCGCGTCTAGATCAGCTGGACTTTCCTGAAGAATGCTACGAACGGCTCAAGCGGGTTTGTTCGGCGCCGCATGGCTTCATCGTTGCAGCCGGACCGACCGGAAGCGGAAAAACCACGACGCTGTACGGCGTGATGAGCCAGCGCGACACGACGTCGGAGAATCTTTGCAGCGTTGAGGATCCGATCGAAGTTAGGATTCCGGGGATATCCCAAGTGCAGGTGAACGTCCGCGCCGGGGTGACGTTCGCATCGGCGTTACGCGCCTTCTTGCGTCAGGACCCGAACGTCATCATGGTCGGCGAGATGCGCGACCAGGAAACCGCGGCAGTAGCGGCGTCCGCATCGCTCAGCGGCCAGCTCGTGCTCACGACGCTGCACAGCAACGACGCCCCGAGCGCGGTCGAGCGTCTTGTAGAACTAGGCGTTCATCGCCGGACAATGTCGGCCGGCCTAACCGCCATCGTAGCGCAGCGTTTGGTGCGTCGTCTCTGCGCGCAATGCCGAAGTCCGTATCAGATTTCGAAGCGTGATGCGGATGAATTCCGGATCGCGGAGGGCGCAACGATCCATCGCGCCGGCGCGTGCGCGGAGTGCGCAAATACAGGCTACACCCAGCGCAGCGCACTCTTCGAGGTGCTGTTTGTCGACGACGCGATTCGCGAGGCCATTTCTTCCGGAGTATCGAGCGTGTCGCTGGGTAGAATCGCGCAGGGTTCGGGATTCACGCCGATGCTGCAGCATGGCATACGCCGGCTGCTGAATGCCGAGACGAGCATCGAAGAACTGCGGCGCGTCTTGGCGATAGGGCTGCATTGA
- a CDS encoding prepilin-type N-terminal cleavage/methylation domain-containing protein translates to MERQRGFTLLEMMVVVAIIAILAGILIPNFTRARAQAQTAACIGNMKTIATALELYYTDKQFYPVATRANVDSSFTTTTMSGYLSQVPLDPAAGPGAYYMLTTAAASGNGGVAGYTIWCPGSHDPSTLQNLVPGTTNTHVKYDNKTGFGAASAQGS, encoded by the coding sequence ATGGAACGTCAACGCGGGTTCACGTTGCTAGAGATGATGGTGGTCGTGGCGATCATCGCGATTCTCGCCGGGATTCTCATTCCGAACTTCACGCGAGCTCGAGCGCAAGCCCAAACAGCGGCTTGCATCGGTAACATGAAAACGATAGCTACGGCGCTCGAACTCTACTATACGGACAAGCAGTTCTATCCGGTGGCAACCAGAGCAAACGTCGATTCGTCGTTTACCACGACGACGATGAGCGGTTACTTAAGCCAAGTTCCGCTGGATCCGGCAGCCGGACCGGGCGCCTATTACATGTTGACCACGGCCGCCGCGTCGGGGAATGGCGGCGTTGCGGGATATACGATCTGGTGTCCGGGTTCGCACGATCCGTCCACGCTGCAAAACCTCGTGCCGGGAACGACCAATACACATGTAAAGTACGATAATAAAACCGGCTTCGGCGCGGCCTCGGCGCAGGGCTCTTAG
- a CDS encoding PilN domain-containing protein, whose protein sequence is MTFDYLGRRWNLRTFLRRSGITRGARTSIGALICSCIVVAASWAIEANRLRESLQFERSLADRYEAQTRTLAQANVYSNKVQNLVRLDRRIRSIVGSGTSTARRLAAIAGDLPANVWLTSVVPDSLGLAVEGRAPNLAALGLALRQISRDRSIGDPALMSAQVEDGAAPDLAVRFTMHVTDGSVSSTNAFP, encoded by the coding sequence ATGACGTTTGATTATCTCGGGAGGCGATGGAATCTGCGGACCTTTCTCCGCCGTTCGGGCATAACGAGGGGCGCGAGGACTTCGATCGGCGCCCTGATATGTTCGTGCATCGTCGTCGCGGCCTCGTGGGCCATTGAGGCTAACCGGCTGCGCGAGAGTCTGCAGTTTGAACGCAGTTTGGCAGACCGTTACGAAGCGCAGACGCGCACGCTTGCCCAGGCGAACGTTTACAGCAATAAAGTACAGAATCTTGTACGATTGGACCGGCGCATACGATCCATTGTCGGCTCGGGCACGTCTACGGCACGCAGGCTGGCGGCTATCGCCGGCGACCTTCCCGCGAACGTCTGGCTTACGTCCGTCGTGCCCGATAGTCTTGGCCTGGCTGTCGAAGGGCGCGCGCCGAATCTGGCAGCTCTCGGCCTTGCCTTACGGCAGATTTCTCGCGATCGCTCGATTGGAGATCCGGCGCTAATGAGTGCGCAAGTGGAAGATGGCGCGGCTCCGGATCTCGCCGTCAGATTCACGATGCACGTTACCGATGGAAGCGTTTCGAGTACCAATGCGTTTCCGTGA
- a CDS encoding cytochrome c biogenesis protein CcdA encodes MDVTSSALLAIGRGNAYAPVLAFAAGLAGSFGPCAASRLVAVAACGSNKSLRESAFAAGSFVAGLVLAYLLFALAGSLIWEAFRYSGEIYAIAAVFLAAGGLAAVIRAPAECVHSQVHWRRSSGSMFLLGASSALMVSPCCTPIVLASIAYAGVTGLWFSCAAIACFALGHAFPVALVAIGGSVLRPLLTHPNVQGATSMIGGSLLLGLAGYYVVVA; translated from the coding sequence GTGGACGTCACTTCCTCGGCGCTGCTGGCGATTGGCCGCGGCAACGCCTACGCACCGGTGCTTGCATTTGCGGCCGGGTTGGCCGGTAGCTTTGGGCCATGCGCTGCATCGCGTCTGGTTGCGGTAGCAGCATGCGGCAGCAACAAGAGTCTGCGGGAGAGCGCGTTCGCCGCCGGCTCGTTCGTTGCCGGCCTTGTCTTGGCGTATCTGCTGTTTGCGCTAGCCGGCTCGCTGATTTGGGAAGCGTTCAGATATTCAGGAGAGATCTACGCGATCGCCGCAGTTTTTCTGGCCGCCGGCGGATTGGCGGCGGTCATACGGGCTCCGGCTGAGTGTGTACATTCGCAAGTACACTGGCGGCGATCGTCCGGAAGCATGTTCCTGCTGGGCGCTTCATCCGCGCTGATGGTATCGCCATGCTGCACGCCGATTGTTCTCGCATCAATCGCCTACGCCGGAGTCACGGGGCTCTGGTTCTCATGCGCGGCGATCGCCTGCTTTGCCTTAGGCCACGCGTTTCCGGTTGCTTTGGTGGCGATCGGCGGCAGCGTGTTGAGGCCGCTACTTACTCATCCAAATGTCCAGGGCGCGACGAGCATGATTGGCGGATCGCTTCTGCTTGGGCTCGCCGGCTACTATGTGGTCGTGGCATGA
- the pilM gene encoding pilus assembly protein PilM, with the protein MKTQSLPLGVDIGTARLRVAHAVRQRNGRCLRAVATRDVPAGAISAGGVSDVEYVAALLEDAVAELNTAERRCIAAIGMPAASLRTLALPQMTAIERSRTARFEAARHVDYPISEAVVCLRPVDGQGRLWALGIARASAVQSKMSLLRRAGLRPLSLDDEGCAMRRAFPTFDGILDIGHHRSTLYVKGSLDAFQTQHGGAAITAGIQNDLRLDEPTAEKRKRILGTAGAGERARQALVGHLAALIHSAKHASPVRRIAVVGNGARLPHIIRDVEQAGGVHCALAVSHVFNGEPYAEDVVASSAADWTLAATLASGATDDV; encoded by the coding sequence ATGAAGACTCAATCGCTGCCGCTGGGTGTAGATATAGGAACGGCCCGCTTGCGTGTGGCTCACGCCGTGCGGCAACGAAACGGCCGCTGTCTCCGGGCGGTGGCAACGAGAGACGTGCCGGCGGGCGCAATAAGCGCCGGTGGCGTCAGCGATGTGGAGTATGTCGCCGCCCTGCTCGAGGATGCCGTCGCAGAACTCAACACAGCTGAAAGGCGGTGTATTGCAGCTATCGGCATGCCGGCAGCATCGTTGCGAACATTGGCGCTTCCTCAGATGACGGCGATCGAGCGCAGTCGAACCGCTCGATTCGAAGCTGCGCGACACGTCGACTACCCGATTTCGGAAGCGGTAGTTTGCCTGCGCCCTGTTGACGGTCAAGGGCGCTTGTGGGCGCTCGGAATCGCGCGTGCCAGTGCGGTGCAAAGCAAGATGTCGCTGTTGCGTCGCGCCGGCCTTCGTCCCTTGAGTTTGGACGATGAAGGATGCGCGATGCGGCGCGCGTTTCCCACATTCGACGGCATTCTGGATATTGGGCATCATCGCTCGACGCTGTATGTGAAAGGTTCACTAGACGCTTTCCAAACGCAGCATGGTGGGGCCGCAATAACGGCCGGAATTCAGAACGACCTCAGACTCGACGAGCCAACCGCCGAAAAACGAAAACGTATTCTCGGGACCGCGGGCGCCGGGGAGCGTGCGCGCCAAGCTTTAGTGGGCCATCTGGCTGCACTGATACACTCCGCAAAACATGCATCGCCTGTGAGGCGCATCGCGGTTGTTGGCAACGGCGCGCGGCTCCCGCACATTATTCGTGATGTCGAGCAAGCGGGCGGCGTGCATTGCGCGCTCGCGGTGAGTCACGTGTTTAACGGCGAACCGTATGCGGAAGACGTCGTCGCTTCCAGCGCGGCGGATTGGACGCTAGCTGCAACGCTCGCGTCGGGTGCCACCGATGACGTTTGA